A genome region from Deinococcus betulae includes the following:
- the mobA gene encoding molybdenum cofactor guanylyltransferase has protein sequence MNDLTAAVLAGGRSSRFGSDKAMALLDGQTLLNRVCTSLQGCPTRLLVAPPGRYDAPGWHPVPDTRPGEGPLAGLEAALAAAPPGWVALAGVDLPDLTPDYWQALWAARTPEALSVQALDASGRPQPLAALYHTALLPRVTGLLDSGERRLRLAASRESTVLVSGLPGLRNVNTPADLQQ, from the coding sequence GTGAACGACCTGACGGCGGCCGTGCTGGCAGGAGGCCGCTCCAGCCGCTTCGGGTCCGACAAGGCGATGGCGCTGCTAGACGGGCAAACCCTGCTGAACCGGGTGTGCACCAGTCTTCAAGGTTGTCCCACGCGCCTGCTGGTGGCGCCGCCGGGCCGTTACGACGCGCCTGGCTGGCACCCGGTTCCTGACACCCGGCCCGGCGAGGGGCCGCTGGCTGGCTTGGAGGCGGCTCTGGCCGCTGCTCCCCCCGGCTGGGTGGCCCTGGCCGGCGTTGACCTGCCGGACCTAACCCCTGATTACTGGCAGGCGCTGTGGGCGGCCCGGACGCCAGAGGCCCTGAGCGTGCAGGCCCTGGACGCCAGCGGGCGCCCACAACCACTGGCCGCGCTGTATCACACGGCGCTATTGCCCAGGGTGACTGGCCTGCTGGACAGTGGCGAGCGGCGCCTGCGCCTGGCCGCTTCCAGGGAAAGCACGGTGCTGGTCTCTGGCCTGCCTGGCCTGCGCAACGTCAACACACCGGCCGACCTACAACAATAA
- a CDS encoding IS1/IS1595 family N-terminal zinc-binding domain-containing protein, translating to MNGLECPQCGAVRIVKNGHAHTGKQRYLCRICGHQFTLKPSWHRVSVETVALVDRLLTERISHRGICRVTGVSRSWFRLHLKQLGRSVPHGFDDPMSPAKKA from the coding sequence ATGAACGGTCTGGAGTGTCCGCAGTGCGGCGCCGTCCGCATCGTTAAAAACGGTCACGCCCATACGGGCAAGCAGCGGTATCTCTGCCGCATCTGTGGTCACCAGTTCACGCTGAAACCGAGCTGGCATCGGGTTTCAGTGGAGACCGTCGCTCTCGTTGACCGGTTGTTGACTGAGCGCATCTCCCACCGAGGGATCTGTCGGGTCACCGGGGTCAGTCGCTCCTGGTTCCGGCTCCACCTCAAACAGCTCGGCCGCAGTGTCCCACACGGCTTTGATGACCCGATGTCCCCAGCAAAAAAAGCCTGA
- a CDS encoding IS1 family transposase, translated as MLECDELCTFVRNRQRPLWIWLAMDRHTRRIVGCFLGPRDTLGASGLWHSLETPYLDAVCHTDRLAAYKSVVFGNRHRIGGTQHIERFNATLRARLAHLVRRSLSFCRRQSHLETVVWLFIHRYNASLP; from the coding sequence GTGCTGGAATGCGACGAATTATGCACGTTCGTGAGAAACCGCCAGCGACCCCTCTGGATCTGGCTGGCCATGGACCGACACACCCGACGGATCGTTGGGTGCTTCCTGGGCCCACGTGACACCCTGGGTGCCTCTGGGTTGTGGCACAGCCTCGAAACACCGTACCTGGACGCGGTCTGTCATACAGACCGCTTGGCCGCGTACAAGAGTGTCGTGTTCGGGAACCGGCACCGGATCGGCGGCACCCAACACATCGAGCGCTTCAACGCGACCTTGCGCGCCCGTCTGGCGCATCTGGTGCGCCGTTCGCTGTCGTTTTGCCGGCGTCAGTCTCACCTGGAAACCGTCGTCTGGCTCTTCATTCACCGCTACAACGCGTCATTACCCTGA
- a CDS encoding DUF4385 domain-containing protein, giving the protein MPKFDYSLDYRTLDLRAHPELYRVGVGEQGVLLVQPYKGEILPHWRFATPDAARESSETIYGLFLAYLKAGDFVGADMARKFLQMGFTRSRRYANHKGGKKYDGPVPDDKKGQSGAHGRPELPRTPEDPVKAESARIFKAKWDQAEANEDYARQKKEHKAKYG; this is encoded by the coding sequence ATGCCCAAATTTGACTACTCCCTGGATTACCGCACCCTGGACCTGCGCGCCCACCCCGAGCTGTACCGGGTGGGGGTGGGGGAACAGGGGGTACTGCTGGTGCAGCCGTACAAGGGCGAGATTCTGCCGCACTGGCGCTTTGCCACGCCGGACGCCGCGCGTGAAAGCAGCGAGACCATTTACGGCCTGTTCCTGGCTTACTTGAAAGCCGGTGACTTTGTGGGCGCCGATATGGCCCGCAAGTTCTTGCAAATGGGCTTCACCCGCTCGCGGCGCTACGCCAACCACAAGGGCGGCAAAAAGTACGATGGCCCCGTGCCCGACGACAAGAAAGGCCAGAGCGGCGCCCACGGCCGCCCTGAACTGCCCCGCACCCCCGAAGACCCGGTCAAGGCCGAATCGGCCCGCATCTTCAAGGCCAAGTGGGACCAGGCCGAAGCGAACGAGGACTACGCCCGGCAGAAGAAGGAACACAAGGCGAAGTATGGCTAG
- a CDS encoding Dps family protein has product MTKKGKSSPDKTSAAKGADRSADKSKAKKDRLSAEGSAPAATSDGKPVAGQATGSAGADAAHLNTTNNALVDHAYLSEDEFGTVAETLQRNLATTISLYLKFKKYHWDIRGRFFRDLHLAYDEFIAEIFPGIDEQAERLVALGGSPIAAPADIERHSTVQVPTETVRDARTQVADLVADLTRVGKGYRDDSQTVDEANDPATADMYNGYAQTIDKIRWMLQAMMDDQYLN; this is encoded by the coding sequence ATGACCAAGAAAGGCAAGAGTAGCCCCGACAAGACCAGCGCGGCCAAAGGCGCCGACAGGAGCGCCGATAAGAGCAAGGCCAAGAAGGACCGCCTGAGCGCCGAAGGGTCAGCCCCAGCCGCGACCAGCGACGGCAAGCCCGTGGCGGGCCAGGCCACCGGCAGTGCCGGGGCCGACGCCGCACACCTGAACACCACCAACAACGCCCTGGTGGACCACGCCTACCTCTCTGAAGACGAGTTCGGCACTGTGGCCGAGACCCTGCAGCGCAACCTGGCGACCACCATCAGCCTGTATCTGAAGTTCAAGAAGTACCACTGGGACATTCGCGGGCGGTTCTTCCGTGACCTGCACCTGGCCTATGACGAGTTCATTGCCGAGATTTTCCCCGGCATTGACGAGCAGGCAGAGCGCCTGGTGGCCCTGGGCGGCAGCCCCATCGCCGCGCCTGCCGACATCGAGCGCCACAGCACCGTGCAGGTGCCCACCGAAACCGTGCGCGATGCCCGCACCCAGGTGGCCGACCTGGTGGCCGACCTGACCCGCGTGGGCAAGGGCTACCGCGACGATTCGCAGACCGTGGACGAGGCCAATGACCCTGCCACCGCCGACATGTACAACGGCTATGCCCAGACCATCGACAAGATTCGCTGGATGCTTCAGGCTATGATGGACGACCAGTATCTGAACTAG
- a CDS encoding MBL fold metallo-hydrolase: MSLLTPLAPGVFYLPGAVNSLVLANGHGGALLVDTGLDDSHARKLLRAVEGEGLTPSALLNTHSHADHHGGNAFLLKRFPGLEVYAPPLEAAIIAQPLLEPWGLFGARPPRELQGKFLLAPASPARPLTATGPLTLGGVTLELLEVPGHALQMVAVRAGDVLYAADALFGPEALEKHPLTFCADSGAQKASAARLGRLPGVRVTLPGHGAPTTDLPGLAAANLAAYARTTAAVLGGVEMGPASTDELLGRVCEALDVTMTTAGAAVLNRAVVAAHLTELLEAGQVTLSVQPSGLTFARA, encoded by the coding sequence ATGAGTCTCCTGACCCCTCTGGCCCCTGGCGTCTTTTACCTGCCGGGCGCGGTGAATAGCCTCGTGCTGGCCAATGGTCACGGCGGGGCGCTGCTGGTGGACACCGGGCTGGACGACAGCCACGCGCGCAAACTGCTGCGGGCTGTCGAGGGCGAAGGTCTGACGCCCAGCGCCCTCCTGAACACCCACAGCCACGCCGACCACCACGGCGGCAACGCCTTTCTTCTCAAGCGTTTTCCGGGGCTAGAGGTCTACGCGCCGCCGCTGGAAGCCGCCATCATCGCCCAGCCGCTGCTGGAACCCTGGGGGCTGTTCGGCGCCCGGCCTCCGCGCGAGTTGCAAGGCAAATTTCTGCTGGCCCCCGCCAGTCCCGCGCGGCCGCTGACGGCCACAGGTCCCCTGACGCTGGGGGGCGTCACCTTGGAGCTGCTGGAGGTGCCTGGGCACGCCCTCCAGATGGTGGCGGTGCGCGCCGGCGACGTGCTGTATGCCGCCGACGCCCTGTTTGGCCCGGAGGCGCTGGAGAAACATCCCCTGACCTTCTGTGCCGATTCGGGGGCGCAGAAAGCCAGTGCGGCGCGGCTGGGGCGCTTGCCCGGCGTGCGGGTGACCCTGCCCGGTCACGGCGCCCCCACCACCGACCTGCCGGGGCTGGCCGCCGCCAATCTGGCGGCCTACGCGCGCACCACGGCGGCGGTGCTGGGCGGGGTGGAGATGGGGCCAGCCTCCACCGATGAACTCCTGGGGCGCGTGTGCGAGGCGCTGGACGTGACGATGACCACTGCTGGGGCGGCGGTGCTGAACCGGGCGGTGGTGGCGGCCCACCTGACCGAGCTGCTGGAGGCCGGCCAGGTGACCCTCAGCGTGCAGCCCAGTGGCCTGACCTTCGCCCGAGCGTGA